Within Corynebacterium timonense, the genomic segment AGACTGCGCACGAGAACGTGCCCCCGGCCGAGGCCGGGGGCACGTGCGCTTAGGGGGAGGGTTTATCGCTGCTCGCGGGGGGCGTCGCCCTCGGTCTCGATGCGCTCCTTAGCAACCTCCTCGGTGACACGCTCGGTGTCCTGGACGGTCTGCTTGTCCAGGGAGACCTTCTCCACCGGGACGGACTCCTTGGAGACGTTGACGCGCTCCTCGTTCAGGGTGACGGAGGCGACTTCCTCGCCGAGATCGCCATCGGTGTTGACGCCGTCGGTGTCGGTGACGGGCTCGCGGGTGATGCGGACCTCTTCGCGCTCCACCGGGACCTCGACGGTCTCGGTCTCGTTGACAACGTACTTGCGCAGGCGTACCTCGCCGGACTGGACGCGCTCCTTGTCCACGTTCAGCTGCTCCTCGGAGCGGACGAGGGACTCGCGGTCGGCGTCGGTGACCTCGGCGTCCGGGGCCGGGGCCGGGGCGGCGGCTGCGTCCGGCGCAGGGGTGCCAGCTGCTGCGCCGGCGGCGGCACCAGCGGTGCCGGCAGCGGCGCCTGCCTCCGGAGCAGCCTGGGGACGGTCAGCCTCGTACGTGGTGACGTCCTGGGCGCCTTCCAGGCCGTAGTGGCGGTAGAAAGCCTCCTGGTCCTCCTGGGTCAGGTGGCCGTCCTCAGCGAGATCCGGGGCGTCCTTGACGCGGTCCTTCGGGAAGGCGAGGTGCAGTTCGCCGTCGCGAAGCGTGTGGCCGCGCAGCGGAACGATGGAGTCGCTGCCGCCGAAGAGGCCGTGGCTCACGGCCACGAAGTCGGGCTGGCCGCTGTTGTCGTTGACGTAGACATCCTTGACGGCGCCGATCTTGTCGCCGTCGACGTCGTAAGCAGTAGCGCTTGCGAGGTCTTCGATCCGGTTGTAGTCAGCCATGAGTGTGATCTCCTTTTGAGTCGTGAGTAAGTTCGCTCGGGTTTTTTGTTGTCCCGTTTGGGAACATCACCGAATGTAAGGAGACTGACGGAGGCTCGCTTGGACGTCCGCACAAACTGGGGCCGTTACCAATTGGTTGTGGAATGTACGCGGGGTGTTCGTTATTATTGCTGCCTCTGGCCCTCTGAGCTGGGGCGATGTCACCCGTGGGTGCTCGGCGACGACCGGGCCTGCCGCGCGGAGCGCGCCATAGCGGTGCGACGATGCATAAAAAGAGAAGAATGTGATATATGTCACTATCCCGGATCAGGCGGGCAGCTTGACGCTCTGGAGGTCGCGCAGGTGCCGGTAGAAGGTCACCCGGTCGACCGGCCGGGGGCGCGCGACGCCGTCGACGGTGACGCAGATATCCAGCCCGCCGGCCTGCACCGCGCGGCCCGTGAGCACCGAGGAGGCGTCGACCCGGCCGGGGGCGACACGGGCGCGGCGGGTGAAAAAGGCCCCGAGGGGCAGGCGCGACAGGGCCTCGAGCTGCTCGGGCGAGCGCCTGCCTGCCGGGCCGGTGGCGTTGGTGGGCGTGGTCAGGCGGGAGGCGGCGAGACCGGGCTGGTCGTTCATGGGCACGAGCTTTGCTCCGAAATCCCCGGAGAAGCGGGCGGAAAAGCCGGGGTCCTCCCGGAACAGGAGCACCTGGGAGTCCACGACGATCTCGCCGACGAACTCGCGGGCGGGGT encodes:
- a CDS encoding DUF2382 domain-containing protein; this translates as MADYNRIEDLASATAYDVDGDKIGAVKDVYVNDNSGQPDFVAVSHGLFGGSDSIVPLRGHTLRDGELHLAFPKDRVKDAPDLAEDGHLTQEDQEAFYRHYGLEGAQDVTTYEADRPQAAPEAGAAAGTAGAAAGAAAGTPAPDAAAAPAPAPDAEVTDADRESLVRSEEQLNVDKERVQSGEVRLRKYVVNETETVEVPVEREEVRITREPVTDTDGVNTDGDLGEEVASVTLNEERVNVSKESVPVEKVSLDKQTVQDTERVTEEVAKERIETEGDAPREQR